Proteins from a single region of Terriglobales bacterium:
- a CDS encoding histone deacetylase, with product RAMTVDCDVHQGNGTAFIFQRKPTPGDPLPSAGGATLRRTENGSIRQTQADDVFTISLHQEHNYPMWKPASSIDVNLPDGTRDEQYLAWLDNALSSGFRHFQPDLISYVAGADPYREDQLGGLALSIEGLKKRDELVFRVAQARNIPVMVTLAGGYAQNVEDTITIHCNTVVAAQEVFGNL from the coding sequence CGCGCCATGACCGTGGATTGCGACGTCCACCAGGGCAACGGCACCGCCTTCATCTTCCAACGCAAGCCCACGCCCGGAGATCCGCTGCCGTCGGCCGGTGGGGCCACCCTGCGCCGCACCGAGAATGGCTCCATCCGCCAGACCCAGGCCGACGACGTGTTCACCATCTCGCTCCACCAGGAGCACAACTACCCGATGTGGAAGCCGGCCTCGTCGATCGACGTGAACCTGCCCGACGGCACCCGCGACGAGCAGTACCTGGCCTGGCTCGACAACGCGCTCAGCTCCGGGTTCCGCCACTTCCAGCCGGACTTGATCTCCTACGTCGCCGGCGCGGACCCCTACCGCGAGGACCAGCTCGGCGGCCTGGCCCTTAGCATTGAAGGACTAAAGAAGCGAGATGAACTGGTGTTCCGCGTAGCCCAGGCGCGCAACATTCCCGTCATGGTGACCCTCGCCGGCGGCTACGCGCAAAACGTCGAGGACACGATCACCATCCACTGCAATACCGTGGTGGCGGCGCAGGAAGTGTTTGGGAATTTGTAA
- a CDS encoding DUF507 family protein, translating to MRVDIKSEEPYRISRDKMNVLARNITEALEAMENVKLLKEKNSVRLEVRRLLEELLLQEKRIDQEARRKIESQRRTILEGSQEWDILYRKYYNEEVKKHGI from the coding sequence GTGCGCGTCGACATCAAGTCGGAAGAGCCCTATCGCATCAGCCGCGACAAGATGAACGTGCTGGCGCGCAATATCACCGAGGCGCTCGAAGCCATGGAGAACGTGAAGTTACTCAAGGAAAAGAACAGCGTTCGCCTGGAAGTTCGCCGCCTGCTGGAAGAACTGTTGCTCCAGGAAAAGAGGATCGACCAGGAAGCCCGGCGCAAGATCGAATCTCAACGCCGCACCATCCTCGAGGGCAGCCAGGAGTGGGACATCCTCTACCGCAAGTACTACAACGAGGAAGTCAAAAAACACGGAATTTGA